The window GTCGCTGATGCCCAGCTGCACCTGCGGGGTACCGTGCCAGGCCGCGCAGGCCCGGATGGCCCCGGCCAGGTCGGTCAGCAGCTGGGCGGTGGGCTGCACGCCAGGCTCCAGGTGGAGCGCCTTCAGCTCGAAGATGCCCTGCTTGCGGTGGGCCTTGGGGTCGAGCCTGCCGATGATCTGGCCGCGCCAGAGGATGGGCAGTGTGAAGTAGCCGTAGCGGCGCTTGGGCGCGGGGGTGTAGCACTCGATGCGGTAGTCGAAGCCGAACAGGTCGAGGGCGCGCTTGCGATCCCACACCAGCGGGTCGAAGGGCGAAAGCAGCGTGGTGAGCGTGGGCGTGAGCGCGCCCGCCTCGGCCTGCCGGGCCAGCGGCAGCAGGCTGGGGTGGATGTAGCCCGGCTCCTTGAAGCCCTCCACTGTCGCCTCGGCTAGCAGACCCTCGCTGGCCAGCTGGGCCAGCAGCGCCGCGCCGCCCTGCTTCTTCACGCGGAAGTAGTCGGCCTGCCAGCGCGGCAGCACCACGCCCAGGGCGCGCGCGGTGGTGAGCGCGAACTGGCGGTGGACCTCGTCCAGGCTGGGGGCCTGGGCGTCATCCCACCAGGGCACCACTCGCTCGCGCAGGTCGTAGACGCGCTGGAAGCTCTTGCGGCGGGTGATCATCAGGTCGCCGGTGGTGTAGAGCGCCTCCAGCAGGCGCTTCTCCAGCTTCCAGTTCCACCATGTGCCCTTCTGTCCGTCGGTGCGCTCGAAGTCGGCGGACATGACTGGCCCGCGCTCGCGCACGGTGTCGAGCAGGCGCTGGATCTCGGGGCCGTGCTCGTCAAAGTGCTGCTGGATGTACTTCCAGGCCCGCGCTGCGCCCGCCAGCTGCCTGCTGCGGTAGAGCGGGTAGTCCTCGATCGGTAGGAAGCTGGCCTCGTGCGACCAGTACTCGAAGATCGCGTGCTCGGCCAGCAGCTCGTCGAGCCAGCGTGGGTCGTAGCTGCCCAGGCGGCTCCACAGCACCAGGTAGGGGCTGCGGGCCACCACGCTGATGGTGTCGATCTGAAGGATGCCCATGCGCTGGATGGCGGCGAGGACGTCGGCCTTGGCGGCGGGGCTGTCGGGCGGGGTG is drawn from Chloroflexia bacterium SDU3-3 and contains these coding sequences:
- a CDS encoding winged helix-turn-helix domain-containing protein, translated to MHLTASAARALMLAAQGLLTPPDSPAAKADVLAAIQRMGILQIDTISVVARSPYLVLWSRLGSYDPRWLDELLAEHAIFEYWSHEASFLPIEDYPLYRSRQLAGAARAWKYIQQHFDEHGPEIQRLLDTVRERGPVMSADFERTDGQKGTWWNWKLEKRLLEALYTTGDLMITRRKSFQRVYDLRERVVPWWDDAQAPSLDEVHRQFALTTARALGVVLPRWQADYFRVKKQGGAALLAQLASEGLLAEATVEGFKEPGYIHPSLLPLARQAEAGALTPTLTTLLSPFDPLVWDRKRALDLFGFDYRIECYTPAPKRRYGYFTLPILWRGQIIGRLDPKAHRKQGIFELKALHLEPGVQPTAQLLTDLAGAIRACAAWHGTPQVQLGISDPPELAALLQPLLVG